In Raphanus sativus cultivar WK10039 chromosome 5, ASM80110v3, whole genome shotgun sequence, the following proteins share a genomic window:
- the LOC108805204 gene encoding 60S ribosomal protein L21-1 — translation MPAGHGVRARTRDLFARGFRKKGTIPLSTYLRTFKVGDYVDVKVNGAIHKGMPHKFYHGRTGRVWNVTKRAVGVEVNKQIGNRIIKKRLHVRVEHVQQSRCAEEFKLRKKKNDELKAAAKARGETVSTKRQPKGPKPGFMVEGMTLETVTPIPYDVVNDLKGGY, via the exons ATGCCGGCAGGACATGGAGTTCGTGCTCGAACGAGGGATCTGTTCGCGAGGGGGTTCAGGAAGAAGGGTACAATCCCATTGTCCACTTACCTCAGAACCTTCAAGGTCGGCGATTACGTCGATGTTAAAGTGAACGGTGCGATCCACAAGGGCATGCCTCACAAGTTCTACCATGGTCGTACTGGTCGCGTCTGGAACGTCACCAAACGCGCCGTTGGTGTCGAAGTCAACAAACAG ATCGGAAACAGGATCATAAAGAAGAGACTTCATGTGCGTGTGGAGCACGTGCAGCAGTCTAGGTGTGCTGAGGAGTTCAAactgagaaagaagaagaacgaTGAGCTCAAAGCTGCAGCCAAAGCCAGAGGAGAGACGGTAAGCACCAAGAGGCAGCCTAAAGGACCCAAACCAGGATTCATGGTTGAAGGTATGACCTTGGAGACAGTCACCCCAATCCCCTACGACGTCGTCAACGATCTCAAAGGAGGCTATTAG
- the LOC108805203 gene encoding U2 small nuclear ribonucleoprotein A' — protein MVKLTADLIWNSPHFFNAVKERELELRGNKIPVIENLGATEDQFDTVDLSDNEIVKLENFPLLNRLGTLIINNNRITRINPNIGEFLPKLHTLVLTNNRLVNLVEIDPLASIPKLQYLSLLDNNITKKPNYRLYVIHKLKSLRVLDFIKVKAKERAEAAALFSSKEAEEEVKKVSQQEVQKVVDTTEEPETPKVVAPTQEQILAIKAAIINSQTIEEIARLEQALKFGQVPAGLIVPDPASGVNDSSGPMEE, from the exons ATGGTGAAGCTCACGGCTGATTTGATCTGGAATAGCCCTCACTTCTTCAATGCCGTTAAGGAGCGAGAATTGGAGCTACGAG GTAACAAGATTCCTGTAATCGAGAACTTGGGTGCTACTGAG GACCAGTTCGATACAGTTGATCTGTCTGATAATGAGATAGTTAAGCTCGAAAACTTCCCACTCCTCAATCGCTTAGGGACTTTGATCATAAACAACAATCGGATCACCAGGATTAATCCTAATATTGGAG AGTTCCTACCGAAGCTGCACACTCTGGTTCTTACAAACAACAGGCTTGTGAATTTGGTTGAAATTGATCCCCTTGCCTCCATTCCAAAGCTGCAGTACCTTAGTTTGTTGGATAATAATATCACCAAAAAGCCAAATTATCGCCTTTATGTGATTCACAAGCTGAAATCACTTCGAGTATTGGACTTTATAAAAGTCAAAGCCAAG GAGAGAGCTGAAGCTGCGGCTTTGTTTTCATCCAAGGAAGCGGAAGAGGAGGTTAAGAAGGTATCTCAGCAGGAGGTTCAAAAAGTGGTGGATACTACAGAAGAACCAGAGACTCCAAAAGTGGTGGCCCCAACCCAGGAGCAAATTTTAGCAATCAAG GCTGCAATTATCAACTCCCAGACGATAGAAGAAATTGCAAGACTCGAACAGGCTTTGAAGTTTGGCCAGGTTCCTGCAGGCCTGATAGTTCCTGATCCTGCATCTGGTGTTAATGACAGTTCTGGTCCTATGGAG GAATAG